One part of the Olleya sp. YS genome encodes these proteins:
- the thiL gene encoding thiamine-phosphate kinase has product MIEDKNQQRTELSQLGEFGLIDHLSKNFEVKQQSTIKTIGDDAAVLEFENKRVVVTTDFLVEGVHFDLSYMPLKHLGYKAVIVNLSDVYAMNAEATQVTVSIAVSNRFPLEAIEELYAGIQTACKLYNVDLVGGDTTSSTSGLIISVTAIGQVEKGNEVYRDGAKPNDLLVVTGDLGGAYLGLQVLEREKEVFKVNPNNQPDLDAYTYIIERQLKPEARKDIIKLLQDLDVKPTSMIDISDGLSSEILHLCKHSKVGCDLYENKLPLDPQVISTCEEFNLDSTTIALNGGEDYELLMTISQEDFPKIKANPNLTVIGFITEENAGAHLVTRADQKIKLTAQGWNSFDKD; this is encoded by the coding sequence ATGATAGAAGACAAAAATCAACAGCGTACAGAATTAAGTCAGTTAGGAGAGTTTGGATTAATTGACCATTTATCTAAAAACTTTGAAGTTAAACAACAGTCTACCATTAAAACTATTGGTGATGATGCTGCTGTTTTAGAATTTGAAAATAAACGAGTAGTAGTTACCACAGACTTCTTAGTAGAAGGTGTTCATTTCGATCTTAGTTATATGCCTTTAAAGCATTTAGGTTATAAGGCTGTTATTGTTAACCTATCTGATGTGTATGCTATGAATGCAGAAGCAACTCAAGTTACAGTTTCTATAGCTGTATCTAATCGTTTTCCCTTAGAAGCAATTGAAGAATTATATGCAGGAATTCAAACTGCTTGTAAATTATACAATGTAGATTTAGTTGGAGGAGATACAACGTCATCAACGTCTGGATTAATTATTTCTGTGACTGCTATTGGTCAAGTTGAGAAAGGAAATGAAGTTTATAGGGATGGAGCAAAACCTAATGATTTATTAGTGGTTACAGGAGATTTAGGAGGTGCTTATTTAGGTCTTCAAGTTTTAGAACGTGAAAAAGAAGTATTTAAAGTTAACCCAAACAATCAACCCGATTTAGATGCTTATACCTATATAATAGAACGTCAATTAAAGCCAGAAGCTAGAAAAGATATCATTAAATTATTACAAGATTTAGATGTTAAGCCTACCTCAATGATAGATATTAGTGATGGGTTATCTTCTGAGATTTTACATCTATGTAAGCATAGTAAAGTAGGATGCGATTTATATGAAAATAAGTTACCGTTAGACCCTCAAGTAATCTCTACTTGCGAAGAATTTAACTTAGATAGTACGACAATAGCCTTAAATGGAGGTGAAGATTATGAATTATTAATGACCATTTCTCAAGAAGATTTTCCAAAAATAAAAGCTAATCCAAATTTGACGGTTATTGGTTTTATAACAGAAGAAAATGCTGGAGCACACTTAGTGACTAGAGCTGATCAAAAAATAAAACTAACTGCTCAAGGTTGGAATAGTTTTGATAAAGATTAA